In Maridesulfovibrio sp., the following proteins share a genomic window:
- the feoB gene encoding ferrous iron transport protein B: MSAEGKRMMKDNFLIALAGQQNAGKSTTYNMLTGASQHVANYPGVTVDKKVGNYREGKIRYEVVDLPGTYSLTSFSLEERVSREFLLEEKPDLVVNVMDATCLRRSLYFTFQVMEMNFPVTVALNMMDVATSQGISIDLKELSSRLGVDVVATVGRKGKGKQALKAAIRKSVKQDSYARPVSIDYNELEVHIKALEDMLAADASLGVLYPLRWLAIKLLENDAEASRIVESKHADGKQIVEAALSRRLDFENESDVDTGDYIVACRDRLAGEIVAACVSKEDENRQPISERIDRWVLNRALAPFFLLATVYTIYELSIVQGYELTKYTWPILAKFRDIVANMLPAAGLIEDSLLRSMALWMVDSANTLLNYVPIFFILFALIAILEDSGYMARIAFILDRIFHSFGLHGQSTLPYILGGVFAGGCAVPGIMSTKGIPDERSRLATILTVPFMNCLAKIPLYTLLVNIYFAEHKSWAMFFISTITIIIALIIAKLLTTTVLKGRETAPFIMEMPNYHAPTFFGVAQRSIERTWEYIKKVGSIVVAVSLCVFSLLQFPGLSDGRMDHYETEMSKAVAVYDSKIAANQYAAVAGGENMLTLLNLYDDYKRARMNTSGKDGAASVDSSFMEANPESFVLLKPGGDKAAKTVNRALRKLSSERKTLRRKIKEEKIRTSFFGMIGRSLEPVTKYAGFDWKVNIALISSFAARESSVATMGVLYQQGADDNQTLEQRMDNESQSSGMTPLHALAVILFFALYPPCLAATIMVKVQTGSWKWMVFAIVFPTTVGFGVASAVFTLGNAIGASGITMMKGFYFVAFAVALLIALIHKLSSDKVAASYVYQPE, encoded by the coding sequence ATGAGCGCTGAAGGTAAACGCATGATGAAGGATAATTTCCTCATCGCCCTTGCCGGGCAGCAGAATGCCGGTAAGTCGACTACATATAACATGCTCACAGGTGCCAGTCAGCATGTGGCGAACTATCCCGGAGTCACTGTTGATAAAAAAGTCGGTAACTATCGTGAAGGCAAGATCCGCTACGAAGTTGTGGATCTGCCCGGAACATACAGCCTGACTTCTTTCTCGCTTGAGGAAAGGGTTTCCCGCGAGTTTCTGCTTGAAGAAAAACCAGATCTGGTCGTCAACGTAATGGATGCGACATGTTTACGCCGCAGCCTTTACTTCACTTTTCAGGTCATGGAAATGAATTTTCCTGTCACAGTGGCTCTCAATATGATGGATGTTGCTACAAGTCAGGGGATTTCAATTGACCTGAAAGAGCTGAGTTCCAGATTGGGTGTTGATGTTGTCGCTACTGTGGGTCGAAAAGGTAAAGGTAAGCAGGCTCTGAAAGCAGCAATCCGGAAGTCTGTGAAACAGGATTCCTACGCCCGTCCGGTGAGCATTGATTACAATGAACTGGAAGTACACATCAAAGCCCTTGAGGATATGTTAGCCGCAGATGCGAGTCTCGGCGTTCTTTATCCATTGCGCTGGCTGGCGATCAAGCTTCTGGAGAATGATGCTGAAGCCAGCCGCATTGTTGAATCCAAGCATGCGGACGGAAAACAGATCGTTGAGGCGGCGCTGTCACGCAGGTTGGATTTTGAGAATGAGTCCGACGTGGACACCGGGGACTACATCGTGGCTTGCCGTGACCGTCTTGCCGGTGAGATAGTGGCAGCCTGCGTCAGCAAAGAAGATGAAAACAGACAGCCCATCTCAGAAAGGATAGACCGTTGGGTTCTGAACCGAGCACTGGCTCCGTTCTTCCTTCTGGCTACAGTTTATACTATCTATGAACTGTCTATTGTTCAGGGGTATGAATTGACGAAATATACTTGGCCGATTCTTGCCAAGTTCAGGGATATTGTTGCCAACATGTTGCCTGCAGCCGGGTTGATTGAAGATTCGCTGTTGCGTTCCATGGCTTTGTGGATGGTGGACAGTGCCAACACACTGCTGAACTATGTCCCCATTTTCTTTATACTCTTTGCTCTGATCGCCATATTGGAAGATTCCGGTTACATGGCCCGGATCGCCTTTATTTTGGACCGTATCTTTCACAGCTTCGGTCTGCATGGACAATCCACACTGCCGTATATTCTCGGCGGGGTTTTCGCCGGGGGCTGCGCTGTGCCCGGAATTATGTCCACCAAAGGTATACCGGACGAGCGATCCAGACTGGCGACCATCTTAACTGTGCCGTTCATGAATTGCCTGGCCAAGATTCCACTTTATACGTTGCTGGTGAACATCTATTTTGCAGAACACAAGTCATGGGCCATGTTCTTCATCTCAACCATTACCATCATAATAGCCCTGATCATCGCCAAGCTGCTGACTACCACTGTTCTCAAAGGCCGCGAAACAGCACCATTCATCATGGAAATGCCCAACTATCATGCTCCGACTTTTTTTGGTGTGGCCCAGCGCTCTATTGAGCGAACCTGGGAATATATCAAAAAAGTTGGTTCAATTGTTGTTGCTGTTTCCTTGTGTGTCTTCTCGCTCCTTCAGTTTCCCGGACTGAGTGATGGACGCATGGACCACTATGAAACAGAGATGAGCAAGGCCGTTGCTGTTTATGATTCCAAAATAGCGGCTAATCAGTACGCTGCTGTTGCCGGTGGTGAGAACATGCTGACGCTGCTTAATCTTTACGATGACTATAAGCGCGCCCGCATGAATACTTCCGGAAAGGATGGTGCCGCAAGTGTGGACAGTTCTTTCATGGAAGCTAATCCTGAATCGTTCGTGCTGCTAAAACCCGGTGGTGATAAAGCTGCCAAGACTGTGAACCGGGCATTACGCAAGCTTTCTTCAGAAAGGAAAACCCTGCGTCGCAAGATCAAGGAAGAGAAGATCAGAACCTCTTTCTTCGGCATGATCGGCCGTTCTCTTGAGCCTGTCACCAAATATGCAGGGTTCGACTGGAAAGTTAACATTGCTCTGATCAGTTCTTTTGCTGCCCGTGAATCATCTGTTGCAACAATGGGTGTTCTTTACCAGCAGGGTGCTGATGACAACCAGACTCTGGAACAGAGAATGGACAACGAGAGCCAAAGCAGCGGTATGACTCCTCTGCATGCACTCGCCGTTATCCTGTTCTTCGCCCTTTATCCTCCATGCCTTGCAGCCACCATTATGGTTAAGGTTCAGACCGGATCATGGAAATGGATGGTTTTTGCTATCGTATTCCCTACGACTGTGGGTTTTGGAGTGGCTTCAGCTGTGTTCACATTAGGTAATGCCATTGGGGCCAGCGGTATAACCATGATGAAGGGGTTTTATTTTGTGGCTTTTGCCGTGGCACTGCTAATAGCACTTATCCATAAATTATCTTCGGATAAGGTCGCGGCGTCCTACGTATACCAACCTGAGTAA
- a CDS encoding FeoA family protein, with the protein MFNKFDFFNREVFSGRRSRGFGGRKQGRVCSMRGKSLIDIPVGERAVIKRHFSEGAVRQRLLDLGFVPGREVEVVRVATLGCPLELRVAGYCVTLRRTEAYQIEVEDER; encoded by the coding sequence ATGTTTAATAAATTTGATTTCTTTAACCGCGAAGTTTTCTCAGGAAGGAGAAGTCGCGGTTTTGGCGGAAGAAAGCAAGGTAGAGTCTGCTCTATGCGTGGGAAAAGTCTTATTGATATCCCGGTTGGAGAGCGCGCTGTTATCAAGAGACATTTTTCAGAAGGCGCTGTCAGGCAGAGACTTCTGGATCTGGGATTTGTCCCCGGAAGAGAAGTTGAAGTTGTGCGGGTTGCAACCCTTGGCTGCCCACTAGAGTTACGTGTTGCAGGTTACTGCGTAACCCTTCGCCGCACAGAGGCATATCAGATTGAGGTGGAAGATGAGCGCTGA
- a CDS encoding YtxH domain-containing protein: MSQDYKNDYLYNYQDPQLTEQQRVDSLQQVEPVQQPSTVKSWVNFTDSRYLKGFLVGAGVALVASNPKVQKAVISGAVKTWSAVQGGIEEAKEKIHDIKAEAQSE, encoded by the coding sequence ATGAGTCAGGATTACAAGAACGACTACTTATATAATTATCAGGACCCTCAGTTGACCGAGCAGCAGCGCGTTGACAGCCTGCAGCAGGTTGAACCTGTACAGCAGCCCAGCACAGTAAAAAGCTGGGTAAATTTCACTGATTCCCGATACCTGAAAGGGTTTCTGGTCGGTGCCGGAGTAGCTCTTGTGGCCTCCAACCCCAAAGTACAGAAAGCTGTTATTTCCGGGGCCGTGAAAACATGGTCCGCAGTACAAGGCGGCATTGAAGAAGCCAAAGAAAAAATCCACGACATCAAAGCCGAAGCACAATCTGAATAA
- a CDS encoding GGDEF domain-containing protein: protein MKPNLKAKHNKLSLFSKSLLPRIRLKTRALIAVILLVVLPAGTMLIAAEYTKHSSLAMLLCLHFSLCVAMCVPLSGWLEELLINSELRRMNSFCVKLKQGKLDQRLELQQHRIGNTTDEMLLLQHNLNWLAHSVAKREHRLTQSLLKTRRDKERLNLLSYTDHLTGLFNKRFFELKLIETCARCISCNTQLHLMLIDCDHFKEVNDKYGHQEGDRLLANLGQIIELSVRNGTDFPFRFGGDEFGAILVGVDSTRCEQIAERIRIKFADMKIGKSSLSIGISQLCCHANDPETEADSLFATADKALYFAKNTGRDKIISLTRYNEISHHN from the coding sequence TTGAAGCCTAACTTAAAAGCTAAACACAATAAATTAAGTCTGTTCAGCAAAAGCTTATTACCCCGCATACGACTTAAAACACGAGCATTAATTGCGGTTATTCTACTGGTCGTACTGCCCGCAGGGACTATGCTGATTGCCGCTGAATATACAAAACATTCTAGTCTAGCCATGCTCCTCTGCCTGCACTTCAGCCTTTGTGTAGCCATGTGCGTGCCTTTATCCGGTTGGCTGGAAGAACTGCTTATCAACAGCGAACTCCGGCGGATGAACAGTTTTTGCGTAAAACTGAAGCAGGGCAAGCTGGATCAGCGCCTGGAACTTCAACAGCATAGGATTGGCAACACAACCGATGAAATGCTTCTACTGCAACATAACCTTAACTGGCTTGCTCATTCTGTTGCCAAGCGGGAACACAGGCTCACTCAATCTCTGCTTAAAACCCGCAGGGATAAGGAAAGACTCAATCTTCTCTCCTATACCGACCACCTCACCGGACTTTTCAATAAACGCTTCTTCGAGCTTAAGCTCATCGAAACCTGTGCCCGCTGCATTTCATGCAATACCCAGCTCCACTTGATGCTTATCGACTGCGACCACTTCAAAGAAGTAAATGACAAATACGGCCATCAGGAAGGAGACCGGCTCCTCGCAAATCTGGGACAGATCATTGAATTATCAGTGCGTAACGGGACAGACTTTCCTTTCCGCTTCGGTGGTGACGAATTTGGTGCAATCCTTGTCGGAGTGGACTCAACCAGGTGTGAACAGATAGCTGAAAGGATCAGAATCAAATTCGCGGATATGAAAATCGGCAAGTCCAGCCTGAGTATAGGCATTTCACAACTCTGCTGCCACGCCAATGATCCTGAAACTGAAGCAGACTCACTATTCGCCACCGCGGATAAAGCCTTATATTTCGCTAAAAATACCGGGAGAGACAAAATTATCAGCCTCACCCGGTACAACGAAATATCCCATCATAATTAG
- a CDS encoding heavy metal translocating P-type ATPase — protein MIGTPNRKKRFEIVHELPKRIRLKSLILLAPDLDHNYLQASVESLTGVISVRINGPAFSIAVEYDGNREVRAAILATLDTIPKEAFLKGAEREHGVDMLEVGARTAAAAATPFMPIPMQAATSWMLGIPGIMEGLETLFTRGVKIEVLDGTVKALSLLRGDYFTSNSVGALLSLGAYLEEQSEQKSTDLLKTLLKPQVEKIWIEKDGREIEIDFNDLQIGDIVVCGAGELIPIEGTIVEGDGSVNQSSITGESVPVHLQPGDSTLSGAVIEEGTLKIRADKVGSETGMARINRYLESSLRSQSKNQIKSAELADKLVPLTFGAGLGVYALTRDAARAASVLTVDYSCAIKLSTPVATRTSMYTASRNGVLLKGGQALDNLAAIDTIVFDKTGTLTKGELIVTDIVPMPLYEEEELLSIAAGAEEHYGHPVAKAVVSEANNRNIKLPDVSGVDFIVAHGVSAYVDGKRVLVGSQHFVEEDEHIDCSYMQKKARQLRNAGKNLLFVAMEDELIGVIAMRDELRPEALEALEAFKEAGIKRIEILTGDHRSTALSLAAQLPPVDAVHWELKPEDKANIVKELKEGGAKVAFAGDGVNDTPALVCADVGICMPSGADLARESAQVVMLNEDMRTLVGAHRIALANRETLNNCLWSAVVINSATLLLAGMGKISTLAAAMTHNLSTVGILGYAAMKTSSAGQSTPQAVKEII, from the coding sequence ATGATAGGAACTCCCAATAGAAAAAAACGGTTTGAGATTGTCCATGAATTACCGAAAAGAATCAGGCTTAAATCACTGATTCTGCTCGCTCCTGATCTTGACCACAACTATCTGCAAGCCAGCGTTGAGTCTCTTACCGGGGTAATCTCGGTGCGTATCAACGGCCCGGCCTTCTCTATTGCAGTGGAATATGACGGCAACCGTGAAGTGCGGGCAGCCATCTTGGCAACTCTGGATACCATTCCCAAAGAAGCATTCCTCAAAGGGGCCGAAAGGGAACACGGAGTTGATATGCTTGAAGTAGGGGCAAGAACCGCCGCTGCTGCGGCAACTCCATTTATGCCTATTCCTATGCAGGCAGCTACCAGCTGGATGCTGGGCATTCCCGGAATTATGGAAGGTCTGGAAACTCTTTTTACCCGGGGGGTAAAAATAGAAGTACTGGATGGAACAGTTAAAGCACTTTCCCTGCTGCGCGGCGATTACTTCACTTCAAACTCAGTAGGCGCCCTGCTCAGCCTTGGCGCATACCTCGAAGAGCAGTCCGAACAGAAATCAACCGACCTGCTCAAAACGCTGCTCAAACCTCAGGTTGAAAAAATATGGATTGAAAAAGATGGGCGTGAAATTGAAATAGACTTCAATGATCTGCAAATAGGCGACATTGTGGTCTGCGGTGCTGGTGAACTAATCCCCATTGAAGGCACTATTGTTGAGGGAGACGGTTCTGTAAATCAAAGCTCCATCACCGGAGAATCAGTCCCCGTCCACCTGCAACCCGGGGATTCAACACTTTCCGGAGCTGTTATTGAAGAAGGCACCCTGAAGATCAGAGCTGATAAAGTCGGTTCGGAAACAGGTATGGCCCGTATTAACCGTTATCTGGAAAGCTCACTTCGCTCACAATCAAAGAACCAGATCAAGTCTGCAGAACTGGCCGACAAACTGGTTCCCCTCACTTTCGGAGCCGGACTGGGAGTATATGCGCTGACTAGAGACGCAGCTCGCGCAGCATCAGTACTCACAGTAGATTATTCCTGCGCTATCAAGCTGTCCACCCCGGTTGCGACCCGAACTTCCATGTATACCGCCAGCCGAAACGGCGTGCTGCTCAAAGGCGGCCAGGCCCTCGACAACCTTGCGGCAATCGACACAATTGTTTTCGACAAGACCGGAACCCTGACTAAAGGGGAGCTGATTGTTACAGATATCGTACCCATGCCCCTTTATGAAGAGGAAGAACTGCTTTCCATAGCTGCCGGAGCTGAGGAACATTACGGGCATCCGGTAGCCAAGGCCGTGGTCAGCGAAGCCAATAACCGAAACATAAAACTACCTGATGTCAGCGGCGTGGACTTTATCGTTGCCCATGGGGTTTCCGCTTATGTTGACGGTAAACGTGTTCTGGTCGGCAGCCAGCATTTTGTTGAGGAAGACGAGCACATTGACTGCTCGTACATGCAGAAGAAAGCCCGCCAGCTTCGGAATGCCGGCAAAAACCTGCTCTTTGTCGCTATGGAAGATGAGTTGATAGGCGTAATCGCCATGCGAGACGAACTACGCCCGGAAGCTCTGGAAGCACTCGAAGCATTCAAGGAAGCCGGAATCAAACGCATTGAAATTCTGACAGGGGACCACAGATCAACAGCGCTTTCCCTTGCAGCGCAACTACCCCCGGTTGACGCTGTCCATTGGGAACTCAAGCCAGAGGATAAAGCCAATATTGTCAAGGAACTGAAGGAAGGCGGTGCAAAAGTAGCCTTTGCCGGAGACGGGGTAAACGATACCCCGGCCCTTGTCTGCGCTGATGTAGGCATCTGCATGCCTTCCGGGGCCGATCTCGCAAGAGAGTCAGCGCAGGTGGTCATGCTCAATGAAGATATGCGGACCCTTGTAGGGGCCCACCGCATTGCGCTTGCCAACCGCGAAACACTGAACAACTGCCTCTGGTCTGCTGTAGTTATCAATTCCGCCACCCTGCTACTCGCCGGAATGGGCAAAATATCAACACTAGCTGCAGCCATGACCCACAACCTTAGCACTGTGGGCATACTCGGCTATGCAGCAATGAAAACATCATCTGCAGGGCAATCGACGCCACAGGCTGTAAAGGAGATCATCTAA
- a CDS encoding DUF4198 domain-containing protein has translation MKMKVVFLNLLVALVMAVPASAHFQMVYTPEIAKDKGAETEFKLVFTHPFEAGHTMSMGMPEEFYMLHQKGEDGKTKKYDLKKLLKPITWTSLTNAGEAYEVILPKKIVRSMGDYTMVLVPAPYYESEEDIYIQQITKTYMNVGGLPGNWAAPAGLKTEWIPLVKPYAMWTGMTFKAQLLSDGKPVPNADVEVEYMNHEPDMKNNAFKKEEKAHAPHDAFVTMGVKTDAHGYVTFAIPKAGWWGFCALGSGPDKEFKGKELSQDAVIWIKAVDM, from the coding sequence ATGAAGATGAAGGTAGTTTTTCTCAATTTGTTGGTTGCGCTGGTCATGGCTGTTCCGGCATCTGCACATTTTCAGATGGTTTATACTCCGGAAATTGCCAAGGACAAAGGGGCTGAAACTGAATTCAAGCTCGTATTTACTCACCCCTTTGAAGCAGGTCACACCATGAGTATGGGAATGCCCGAAGAGTTCTACATGCTGCATCAGAAAGGTGAAGATGGCAAAACCAAGAAGTATGACCTCAAGAAACTTCTTAAACCCATCACTTGGACCAGTCTGACCAATGCGGGCGAAGCTTATGAAGTTATTCTGCCCAAGAAAATCGTTCGTTCAATGGGTGACTACACCATGGTTCTGGTGCCTGCTCCCTACTACGAAAGTGAAGAAGATATCTACATCCAGCAGATCACCAAGACTTACATGAACGTTGGAGGACTGCCCGGTAACTGGGCTGCTCCTGCCGGGCTTAAAACTGAATGGATTCCCCTTGTGAAGCCTTACGCAATGTGGACCGGTATGACCTTCAAAGCTCAGCTCCTTTCCGACGGCAAGCCTGTTCCCAATGCTGACGTTGAAGTTGAATATATGAATCATGAGCCTGACATGAAGAACAACGCTTTCAAAAAAGAAGAAAAGGCTCACGCACCTCACGATGCATTCGTAACCATGGGTGTAAAAACCGATGCACATGGGTATGTGACCTTCGCTATCCCCAAAGCCGGTTGGTGGGGATTCTGCGCTTTGGGTTCCGGTCCCGACAAAGAGTTCAAAGGTAAAGAACTCTCCCAGGATGCTGTAATCTGGATTAAAGCCGTAGATATGTAG
- a CDS encoding transcriptional repressor, whose product MSSPQNTFLEYLAKNNMAATEQRRIVLEVFLGTEGHHSCEELYVHVSKRDSSISPATVYRTVKLLAESGIAEPLDFGDGVTRFECRHNRNHHDHLVCINCNRRIEVIEDRIEELQDKLARKHDFIVNRHKMVLYGICPDCRTQ is encoded by the coding sequence ATGTCAAGTCCGCAAAACACATTTCTGGAGTACCTGGCGAAAAACAATATGGCAGCTACTGAGCAGCGCCGTATCGTTTTAGAGGTTTTTTTAGGGACTGAAGGCCATCACTCATGTGAAGAGCTGTACGTTCATGTTAGCAAACGGGATTCGTCCATCAGTCCGGCCACTGTTTATCGGACCGTAAAACTGTTGGCTGAAAGCGGTATTGCAGAACCGTTGGATTTCGGTGACGGCGTGACCCGGTTTGAATGTCGTCATAATAGAAATCATCATGACCACCTTGTCTGCATCAATTGTAACCGCAGGATTGAGGTGATTGAAGACCGTATTGAAGAACTTCAGGACAAATTGGCCCGGAAGCACGATTTTATAGTCAACAGGCATAAAATGGTTCTTTATGGTATTTGCCCTGATTGTCGTACTCAATAA
- a CDS encoding cation-translocating P-type ATPase, with protein sequence MKSETTFAIVKHSIPGRMRLKVPKLKKNKLLCSTIESNMQRLAGVSRTRTNPKCATLVIRYNPLTLSPEILYETVRELVAVRSIEICPIKDRQECGCPQVKKALGYFSFVSAVGGAVLISESILGITIAQTLLSPLGFLTVLAAVPLVKEAVRKMREKKFGLEGILAGGIIAAVVAGEAMTAFEILWINAGAELLTAWITERSRRAISSILDNTTHHTFILKDGVEVEVEINNLQKDDVVVLHTGEKICVDGTIIDGQGLINEAPITGRADFIHKQPDDQVFAGTFVREGVIYVRADEVGDKTYLARILHKVEDSLENKTDIETTADKLSVRLVKIGLVCTLGTLALTLDPWRAFTVLLVMSCPCATVLSASTPISAAISTAAKNNILIKGGRYLEEVGRCDVACFDKTGTLTGSEPRLEHIHVTEGISENDLLTYAFSVETHNHHPLAQAIKHEAELRQLSTLPHTVCEYFLGKGMRAELPENENHFTEILVGNKKLTEQFNVRIGSVSRQVSNLKNKGLTVLYVVKDKQPIGLLAFANTIREESAMTLASLEEGGVNRTVLVTGDEPATANDLARILNIPEIHASALPEEKAALVRKLQAEGGKVMMVGDGINDALALAQSDVGVAMGTGGAEVAVEAADIALVDDDLKGLMYIQQLSQDTTKIAYQNFWLATGSNIAGVIMGATGYLSPVMAGFLHILHTMGVIANSSRLLLHSPESIETKQGKIYELPQNS encoded by the coding sequence GTGAAATCAGAAACAACATTCGCAATCGTAAAACACTCCATCCCCGGACGAATGCGGCTCAAGGTTCCTAAACTGAAAAAGAATAAACTCCTTTGCAGTACAATTGAGAGCAACATGCAACGATTGGCTGGAGTCAGCCGGACACGTACTAACCCTAAGTGTGCGACTCTTGTTATCCGCTACAACCCACTAACCCTCTCCCCCGAAATTCTCTATGAGACAGTCAGGGAACTTGTAGCTGTGCGCAGCATTGAAATCTGTCCCATCAAAGACAGACAGGAGTGCGGCTGCCCGCAAGTAAAAAAGGCTCTCGGATATTTCTCTTTTGTTTCCGCTGTTGGCGGAGCGGTGCTGATCAGCGAATCCATTCTCGGAATTACTATCGCCCAGACTCTACTCAGCCCGCTGGGTTTCCTGACCGTACTTGCAGCAGTTCCGCTGGTCAAAGAAGCAGTCCGAAAGATGCGCGAGAAGAAATTCGGACTTGAAGGGATTCTCGCCGGGGGGATAATCGCTGCTGTAGTTGCCGGAGAAGCAATGACCGCCTTTGAGATCCTCTGGATCAACGCAGGCGCCGAGCTGCTTACTGCATGGATAACTGAGCGTTCACGCCGGGCAATCTCAAGTATTCTGGACAACACTACCCACCATACTTTTATTCTTAAAGACGGAGTGGAAGTTGAAGTTGAAATCAATAATCTCCAAAAAGATGATGTTGTGGTTCTGCATACCGGAGAAAAAATCTGTGTAGACGGGACCATCATTGACGGTCAGGGTTTGATCAATGAAGCTCCCATTACAGGACGAGCCGATTTTATTCATAAACAACCTGATGATCAGGTCTTTGCCGGTACTTTTGTCCGAGAGGGCGTCATCTACGTCAGAGCGGACGAAGTCGGTGATAAAACATATCTGGCCCGTATTCTACACAAGGTTGAGGATTCCCTGGAGAATAAGACTGACATTGAAACCACTGCAGACAAGCTATCGGTACGACTGGTTAAAATCGGTTTAGTCTGTACTTTGGGAACACTGGCTTTGACACTGGACCCTTGGCGGGCATTCACAGTCCTGCTGGTCATGTCATGCCCCTGCGCCACAGTGCTGTCTGCATCAACTCCCATCAGTGCAGCCATCAGCACCGCTGCAAAAAACAATATTCTGATTAAGGGCGGCAGATACCTCGAAGAAGTAGGCCGTTGTGATGTTGCATGCTTTGATAAAACAGGAACACTTACCGGAAGCGAGCCAAGACTTGAACATATCCATGTTACCGAAGGCATCAGCGAAAACGACCTGCTGACCTATGCCTTTTCAGTAGAAACCCACAACCACCATCCCCTGGCTCAGGCTATCAAACATGAAGCTGAGCTTCGGCAGCTTTCCACCTTGCCCCATACAGTGTGTGAATATTTCTTAGGCAAGGGTATGCGCGCGGAATTACCTGAAAATGAAAACCATTTCACGGAAATTCTGGTAGGCAACAAGAAGCTAACCGAGCAGTTCAATGTGCGCATAGGATCAGTCAGCAGACAGGTATCAAACCTTAAGAACAAGGGGCTGACTGTTCTATATGTGGTCAAGGACAAGCAACCGATCGGGCTTTTGGCTTTCGCCAATACCATCCGCGAAGAATCCGCCATGACCCTCGCTTCTCTTGAAGAAGGTGGTGTGAACAGGACAGTTCTTGTGACCGGGGATGAACCAGCCACTGCAAACGACCTTGCCCGCATCCTGAATATCCCGGAAATACACGCTTCGGCACTGCCCGAGGAAAAAGCGGCTCTGGTCCGCAAACTACAGGCTGAAGGCGGTAAGGTCATGATGGTCGGCGACGGCATTAACGATGCCCTCGCGCTTGCGCAGTCCGACGTGGGTGTAGCCATGGGAACCGGGGGCGCGGAAGTTGCTGTGGAAGCCGCCGATATTGCACTGGTGGACGATGACCTTAAGGGACTGATGTACATACAGCAGCTCAGTCAGGATACCACTAAGATCGCCTACCAGAACTTCTGGCTGGCGACAGGTTCAAATATTGCCGGGGTCATCATGGGCGCTACCGGATATCTATCCCCGGTAATGGCCGGATTCCTGCACATTCTTCATACAATGGGAGTAATAGCCAACTCCTCCAGATTACTCCTGCATTCACCTGAATCAATCGAAACCAAACAAGGCAAAATTTATGAACTTCCACAAAATAGTTGA
- a CDS encoding HMA2 domain-containing protein, whose product MNFHKIVELEKYLDVAHHIPGRIRIKFSPLILTRPVALAAIKEHTELPEAIKDARVNMSARSVVIEYDPEEIRPELIEELIQGKDQAKKAEIVSDLYGRLMKNA is encoded by the coding sequence ATGAACTTCCACAAAATAGTTGAACTGGAAAAGTATCTTGATGTGGCCCATCACATTCCGGGCCGGATCAGGATAAAATTCAGCCCGCTCATTCTCACCAGGCCGGTGGCTTTAGCGGCGATAAAAGAACACACGGAACTTCCTGAAGCTATCAAGGATGCTCGGGTCAATATGTCCGCCCGCTCGGTGGTTATTGAATATGATCCGGAAGAAATACGCCCTGAATTGATTGAAGAACTCATTCAAGGAAAGGACCAGGCAAAAAAAGCGGAAATTGTCAGCGACCTGTATGGGCGGCTGATGAAAAACGCTTAA